The Hypanus sabinus isolate sHypSab1 chromosome 7, sHypSab1.hap1, whole genome shotgun sequence region cggtcttacagacagcacaccatcctcgctgaggatcagacagcccagcagctcgtgtttaaccctcccatcacccggacttacagacagcaccccaacctcactgaggatcagacagcccagcagctcgtgtttaaccctcccatcacccggacttacagacagcaccccatcctcactgaggatcagacagcccagcagctcgtgtttaaccctcccatcacccggacttacagagagcaccccaacctcactgaggatcagacagctcgtgtttaaccctcccatctccCAATCTTACAGAgagcaccccatcctcactgaggatcagacagcccagcagctcgtgtttaaccctcccatcgcccggacttacagactgcac contains the following coding sequences:
- the lamtor4 gene encoding ragulator complex protein LAMTOR4 isoform X1 — protein: MGGLNTSCLILSEVGVLSVSPGDGRVKHELLGCLILSEDGVLSVSPGDGRVKHELLGCLILSEVGVLSVSPGDGRVKHELLGCLILSEDGVLSSAGELENDERTAWVMMRMMQTAVKLCVSGNTNPSFKRMSVVFGEHTYMATISGQKVFVVKRQNNPHEALEV